A single region of the Selenomonas sp. oral taxon 920 genome encodes:
- the ispE gene encoding 4-(cytidine 5'-diphospho)-2-C-methyl-D-erythritol kinase has product MVTILGRAKINLTLDILGLREDGFHEIATVMQSLALADTLTLTRQEEGITLRVDLPGLEADERNLAHRAAALVRKECGIRGGVHIDITKRIPVAAGLAGGSADAAAALRGMNKLYALGLSDAELCVLGAQIGSDIPFSLMGGTVLATGRGEIMQRLADFPATHVVLATPPVAVSTPWAYRSYDANPPAEHPNNAAFLDALARGDRTRCAGLICNVLEPVTEAAHPVIGDYRARMHAHGALCAMMSGSGPTVFGLFAEEQTAAAAAAAFRQETDAAVHLTRTAGRYEERNRGN; this is encoded by the coding sequence ATGGTGACGATTCTCGGACGGGCGAAGATCAATCTGACGCTCGATATTCTCGGGCTTCGAGAGGACGGGTTTCACGAGATTGCGACGGTGATGCAGTCCCTCGCGCTCGCGGATACACTCACACTCACGCGGCAGGAGGAGGGAATTACGCTGCGCGTGGATCTGCCGGGATTGGAGGCGGATGAGCGCAACCTGGCTCATCGTGCGGCGGCTCTTGTGAGAAAAGAGTGCGGCATTCGCGGCGGTGTCCACATCGACATCACAAAGCGGATCCCCGTTGCCGCAGGCCTTGCCGGGGGAAGTGCCGATGCGGCGGCTGCGCTGCGCGGAATGAATAAACTCTATGCTCTGGGACTCTCGGATGCGGAGCTCTGTGTGCTCGGCGCACAGATTGGGTCCGACATTCCCTTTTCCCTCATGGGCGGGACGGTACTTGCGACTGGACGCGGCGAGATTATGCAGCGCCTCGCGGACTTCCCGGCAACCCATGTTGTTCTTGCCACGCCTCCTGTGGCTGTCTCGACGCCGTGGGCATACCGCAGCTACGATGCAAATCCGCCGGCGGAGCATCCGAATAATGCAGCGTTCTTGGATGCACTCGCACGCGGTGATCGAACGCGCTGCGCAGGCCTGATCTGCAATGTGCTCGAACCTGTGACGGAGGCGGCACATCCCGTGATTGGCGACTATCGTGCACGTATGCACGCACATGGTGCACTCTGTGCGATGATGTCGGGCAGCGGGCCGACGGTGTTCGGGCTCTTTGCAGAGGAGCAGACAGCGGCAGCGGCAGCGGCAGCGTTCCGTCAGGAGACGGATGCCGCCGTGCATCTGACGCGTACGGCAGGCAGGTACGAGGAACGAAACAGAGGGAATTGA